The following coding sequences lie in one Scatophagus argus isolate fScaArg1 chromosome 9, fScaArg1.pri, whole genome shotgun sequence genomic window:
- the LOC124064180 gene encoding sperm acrosome membrane-associated protein 4-like yields MKRLIFLVFAIVMLTQAQGEDEEQLEQLMDSGVVFEEEEEFLKCFRCDLGFWDACYTTETNCSLGERCYTGRGKAADTLDIKTLGCVKAEECSMESTVELFSNTTIFAMIKHCCDTPFCNSAHNLQIITFLYLTAAFVITWHLTEASTGS; encoded by the exons atgaaaagactgataTTCCTTGTTTTTGCCATCGTGATGCTCACACAGGCTCAAG gtgaggatgaggagcagcTTGAGCAGCTCATGGACTCTGGAGTGGTatttgaggaagaggaggagtttTTGAAGTGTTTCCGTTGTGACCTGGGCTTTTGGGATGCCTGCTACACCACTGAAACCAACTGCAGCCTCGGCGAGCGCTGCTACACGGGCCGAGGGAAAGCAG CTGATACTCTGGACATTAAGACTTTGGGATGTGTGAAGGCAGAGGAGTGCAGCATGGAGAGCACAGTGGAGCTCTTCTCCAACACAACCATTTTTGCCATGATCAAACACTGCTGCGACACTCCCTTCTGCAACTCTGCGCACAATCttcaaatcatcacatttttgtatCTCACTGCAGCTTTCGTAATTACCTGGCACCTAACTGAAGCCTCAACAGGATCATAA